AAACAACAAATTTCCATAAATTTCTATTAGTTTCTATTAATTTCAATTTTTTTAATAATATCTCCCTATCTCCTTAATCTCCACATCTCCTTTTGTTACACCACCTGAACGCTTACCCTTTTTTAACCGCAAAGAACGCAAAGAAATCGACCGCAAAGAACGCAAAGATTAAAGGAGAAAAGAATCATAGAAAATTCACGAAACTCCAGTAGAAGCCTCTCCCCTTTTTACTCACCTACTTGCCGATTTCAGGTTTATTGCTTCTTGATACGGAGTGATTTCGATTTTTCCGCCTTTAGCGGTAAAGGTTACATATTTATATTCCTCAAAGGTATGGAGGATGGCGTTATGGATAGAGATTTTTACACCAGGATAAATGATGTTGAGTATGGCTATTCTTCCACCGCTATCAAAAGATGTTCTTTTTTGTAATGTGGTTATTTTTTCCGTTGCCTCGCGTAATTTTTCGATTAATAAATCCTGGGCTTTAAGATGGGTGGTTAATAATTCCTCTTTTCCTTCAGGTAGGTGACCATTAGTAGATGCTTTTAAGTTAAGTAATGTTTTTATGCCTAATTTTAGTTCCTGGAATTTTTTCTTATCTTCAGCAATCTCGTAGGCTAAACGGTGGATTTCTTCGCGAGATTGTGGGTCTAATCCTACTTCTAACTCAGTTGGGACTTCAGTCCATGCCCCGATAGCTTTAGCTCGTATCTCTACGCCGGCACGAACTCTACCACCAAGGATTACACCTAATCTCCCTGTTAGAATAACTTTATGTTTAGCATTGATGTAGCTATGGACAATAGATTCACTGACAATGACATCGTGATGGGAATCTATTTTACTGTGTTCTATGAATTTAGCGGATACATCCCCCAATGCGTAGAGATGAGCCTCATTTTTTCCTAAAATTCCATTTCCGACATTAATGTTTCTGCCAGCCTTAATGTGTGCATTTTCTATACAACCAGCGATAAATATATCTCCACCTGCCTTGACACTAAACCCACCTAAGACATCTCCATTAATCACAACCGTTCCTGGAAAATCGATATTTCCGGTGGAATAATCTACATTTCCATTGATATTATAGACCGGGTCTATATTAATTTTATCTTTGTCAAATATCAGTCGTCCAGAAATGCTTGCTTTCAATTCTAATCCATCTGGCGAAACCTCTATGTTTTTCCCTTGAGGAAAAGGGACATCTTTACCTGGTTGTGGGGGTATTAATCTGCTGGTAACCGTAATTCCTGGTTTGCCGGAAGTCGCTTTAGTTTTAACTGCAATTACTTCGTTTTGCTGGACAATATCAATTGGGCACATCTGTTTAAAATCTACCTTTCCAGCAACTTCTTCAAATTTAATCTCTTTTTGTTTTTTAAATTTAAAGGTTATTTCTGCATCTTTTCCATTTTC
This sequence is a window from bacterium. Protein-coding genes within it:
- a CDS encoding FapA family protein codes for the protein MKRPYDVDGYFKIASVPTGVYLTVYPPLGEGKRVDLEEVLIQVKDNERIKDVDFEAITEAVKLSNGVSVRIGEYRVESVVDILLVEISEDELKAYLTILYPPEGGKVITIKSILEELAKQKVVYGIQEDKLAGVLKREEFNRVFLVAEGIPPENGKDAEITFKFKKQKEIKFEEVAGKVDFKQMCPIDIVQQNEVIAVKTKATSGKPGITVTSRLIPPQPGKDVPFPQGKNIEVSPDGLELKASISGRLIFDKDKINIDPVYNINGNVDYSTGNIDFPGTVVINGDVLGGFSVKAGGDIFIAGCIENAHIKAGRNINVGNGILGKNEAHLYALGDVSAKFIEHSKIDSHHDVIVSESIVHSYINAKHKVILTGRLGVILGGRVRAGVEIRAKAIGAWTEVPTELEVGLDPQSREEIHRLAYEIAEDKKKFQELKLGIKTLLNLKASTNGHLPEGKEELLTTHLKAQDLLIEKLREATEKITTLQKRTSFDSGGRIAILNIIYPGVKISIHNAILHTFEEYKYVTFTAKGGKIEITPYQEAINLKSASR